From a region of the Deltaproteobacteria bacterium genome:
- a CDS encoding SDR family oxidoreductase: MSAFRPDVLAGRVALVTGGGTGICKGIARAFVDHGARVCITSRRQEVLDQAAADIGGDVLPMAADVRDPDQLARVVAAAVDRFGKLNTLVNGAAGNFLAPTAALSAKGFRTVIEIDLLGTFHATKAAFDPLRDSGDGCIINISATLHYHGTPLQSHAAAAKAGVDALTRNLAVEWGPFGIRANAIAPGPIGDTEGMRRLAPGDIGAKVERRVPLRRLGRIDDVANAAVFLASPAAAYINGAVLVVDGGDSVAPGLADLLSP, translated from the coding sequence GAGGCACCGGCATCTGCAAGGGAATCGCCCGCGCGTTCGTGGACCACGGCGCCCGCGTGTGCATCACGAGCCGCCGCCAGGAGGTGCTCGACCAGGCCGCGGCTGACATCGGCGGCGATGTGCTGCCAATGGCCGCCGACGTCCGCGACCCCGACCAGCTCGCGCGCGTCGTCGCGGCGGCGGTCGACCGGTTCGGCAAACTGAACACGCTCGTCAACGGCGCAGCGGGCAACTTCCTCGCGCCGACCGCCGCGCTGTCCGCCAAGGGCTTTCGCACGGTCATCGAGATCGACCTGCTCGGCACGTTCCACGCCACCAAGGCCGCGTTCGATCCGCTGCGAGATTCGGGCGACGGCTGTATCATCAACATTTCGGCCACGCTGCACTATCACGGCACACCGCTTCAGAGCCACGCGGCCGCCGCAAAGGCCGGTGTCGATGCGCTCACCCGCAACCTCGCGGTCGAATGGGGGCCGTTCGGCATCCGCGCCAACGCGATCGCGCCGGGGCCGATCGGCGACACCGAGGGAATGCGCCGCCTCGCGCCGGGCGACATCGGCGCGAAGGTCGAGCGCCGCGTGCCGCTGCGGCGGCTCGGCCGCATCGACGACGTCGCCAACGCGGCGGTGTTCCTCGCGTCACCCGCCGCCGCGTACATCAACGGCGCCGTGCTCGTGGTCGACGGCGGCGACAGCGTCGCGCCTGGCCTCGCCGACCTGCTGTCGCCGTAG
- a CDS encoding ABC transporter permease, whose amino-acid sequence MTPQWWIVGRREFTVRVRTVWFIVVTVLGPIGMLALILVPAYLGKKTIEQGVTIECIDRTPQRVSELFAVDASPFTIRRVPPDTPIAELEQRIRARQIDGYLVLPEDLLAGGKAVYRGANASNVALMKVIENELLERAVFVARARLHGLSDAQILALSQPVDLDVRLTTGTGKPAEGTGAFVVGYATMFLLYMAILLYAVNIMRSVVEEKSNRVVEIVVSTIRPVPLMLGKIVGVGSVGLLQLFIWTFVAFLLFTYREIVLGWFGFSGAGVDLPSVGLDVVAVTLAYFLFGYFFYSALYAAIGAMVSSDQEAQQLQTPVVMLLVIPVVCTQFVANDPRGGVAELLTLIPFSSPVLMPMRFVLGGASAGDVAASLALLCGSLAVVVWLAGRIYRIGILRHGKRPTLRELAAWLRHG is encoded by the coding sequence GTGACCCCGCAGTGGTGGATCGTCGGCCGGCGCGAGTTCACGGTGCGCGTGCGCACCGTGTGGTTCATCGTCGTGACCGTCCTCGGTCCGATCGGCATGCTCGCGCTGATCCTGGTCCCGGCATACCTCGGCAAGAAAACGATCGAACAGGGCGTGACGATCGAGTGCATCGACCGCACGCCGCAGCGGGTGAGCGAGTTGTTCGCGGTCGACGCGTCGCCGTTCACGATCCGGCGCGTGCCCCCCGACACGCCGATCGCCGAGCTCGAGCAGCGCATCCGCGCGCGCCAGATCGACGGATATCTGGTGTTGCCCGAGGATCTGCTCGCGGGCGGCAAGGCGGTGTATCGCGGCGCGAACGCGTCCAACGTCGCGCTGATGAAGGTGATCGAAAACGAACTGCTCGAGCGGGCGGTGTTCGTCGCGCGCGCCCGGCTGCACGGACTGTCCGACGCGCAGATCCTCGCGCTGTCTCAGCCGGTCGACCTCGACGTGCGTCTCACCACCGGAACGGGCAAACCCGCCGAGGGCACTGGTGCGTTCGTCGTCGGCTACGCGACGATGTTTCTGCTGTACATGGCGATCCTGCTGTACGCGGTGAACATCATGCGCAGCGTAGTCGAGGAGAAATCCAACCGGGTGGTCGAGATCGTCGTGTCCACGATCCGCCCCGTGCCGTTGATGCTCGGCAAGATCGTCGGCGTCGGTTCGGTCGGCCTGCTGCAGCTGTTCATCTGGACGTTCGTCGCGTTTTTGCTGTTCACGTACCGGGAGATCGTCCTCGGCTGGTTCGGCTTCTCCGGCGCCGGAGTCGACCTGCCGAGCGTCGGGCTCGACGTCGTCGCGGTGACCTTGGCGTACTTCCTGTTCGGTTACTTCTTTTACTCGGCGCTGTACGCGGCGATCGGCGCGATGGTGAGCAGCGACCAGGAGGCGCAGCAGCTGCAGACGCCGGTCGTCATGCTGCTCGTCATTCCGGTGGTGTGCACGCAGTTCGTCGCCAACGATCCGCGCGGCGGCGTGGCGGAGCTGCTCACGCTGATTCCGTTCTCGTCGCCGGTGCTAATGCCGATGCGCTTCGTACTCGGCGGCGCGTCGGCCGGCGACGTCGCGGCGTCGCTCGCGCTGCTGTGCGGGTCGCTTGCCGTCGTCGTGTGGCTCGCCGGACGGATCTACCGCATCGGCATCCTGCGCCACGGCAAGCGCCCGACGTTGCGCGAGCTGGCGGCCTGGTTGCGCCACGGGTGA
- a CDS encoding ATP-binding cassette domain-containing protein, giving the protein MRRRRRSVVSVALRLRAVTKRFGDVTAVSGLSLDVPAGSIYGILGPNGAGKTTTLRMINDIVRPDEGTIELFGALAPGRDAARRIGYLPEERGLYPKMRVDETLAFFGQLRGLSRADAVRRGDAWLDRLDLSDWRSAKVQELSKGMQQKIQFITAVLHEPELLILDEPWSGLDPINAEVLRSIVAEQKQRGCTILFSTHLMEQAEQIVDDVCIIARGNKVVDGPLGQIKRQAARDRVVAIAFDGDVDPATVPWDDALVAAWRPVRDRIEVELTPGADARALLRSLVAEDVPLRRFEVVEPTLHQIFVDRVGAAAAEGAR; this is encoded by the coding sequence ATCCGCCGGCGGAGGCGTAGCGTCGTGTCCGTCGCGCTGCGCCTGCGCGCCGTCACCAAGCGGTTCGGCGACGTCACGGCCGTGTCCGGCCTGTCGCTCGACGTGCCGGCCGGCTCGATCTACGGCATCCTCGGCCCCAACGGGGCGGGCAAGACGACGACGTTGCGGATGATCAACGACATCGTTCGCCCCGACGAGGGGACGATCGAACTTTTCGGCGCGCTCGCGCCCGGTCGCGACGCGGCGCGCCGCATCGGCTACCTGCCGGAGGAGCGCGGCTTGTATCCGAAAATGCGCGTGGACGAGACGCTCGCGTTCTTCGGGCAGCTGCGCGGGCTGTCGCGGGCCGACGCGGTCCGGCGCGGCGACGCCTGGCTCGACCGGCTCGACCTGTCCGATTGGCGATCCGCCAAGGTGCAGGAGCTGTCCAAGGGGATGCAACAGAAGATCCAGTTCATCACGGCAGTGCTGCACGAGCCGGAGCTGCTGATTCTCGACGAGCCGTGGAGCGGGCTCGATCCGATCAACGCCGAAGTGCTGCGGTCGATCGTCGCCGAGCAGAAGCAGCGCGGGTGCACGATCTTGTTTTCGACCCACCTGATGGAGCAGGCCGAGCAGATCGTGGACGACGTGTGCATCATCGCGCGCGGCAACAAGGTGGTCGACGGGCCGCTCGGGCAGATCAAGCGGCAGGCGGCGCGCGATCGCGTCGTGGCGATCGCGTTCGACGGCGATGTCGACCCCGCGACCGTGCCGTGGGACGACGCGCTGGTGGCGGCATGGCGGCCGGTGCGCGACCGCATCGAGGTCGAGCTGACGCCGGGCGCCGACGCCCGCGCGCTGTTGCGGTCGCTCGTCGCCGAAGACGTGCCGCTGCGCCGGTTCGAGGTCGTGGAGCCGACGCTGCACCAGATTTTCGTCGACCGAGTGGGCGCGGCGGCCGCGGAGGGCGCGCGGTGA
- a CDS encoding aspartate carbamoyltransferase catalytic subunit, whose amino-acid sequence MTEPRRAFPHRHLLGIEPLDAADILQILDLADTFVDISERPIKKVPTLRGRTVLNVFLEPSTRTRVSFELAAKRMSADAVNISGSSSSRTKGETVLDTARNLQAMNPDVIVVRHSAAGAPHLIAGHVDAAVINAGDGCHEHPTQALLDCATIRRHKGRIAGLEVAIVGDIAHSRVARSDVLALCKLGANVRLCAPATMMPRGIEQIGGDVTRERTRVVYDLAAALDGADVVMMLRIQNERLGGAPLFANTREYARYFGLSARTLDRAKPDAIVMHPGPINRGVEMMPDVADGERSVILDQVTYGVAVRMAVLYLLGGPPHPPAEA is encoded by the coding sequence ATGACGGAGCCACGCCGCGCGTTTCCTCACCGCCACCTGCTCGGTATCGAGCCCCTCGACGCCGCCGACATCCTGCAGATTCTCGATCTGGCCGACACGTTTGTCGACATCTCCGAGCGGCCGATCAAGAAGGTGCCAACTTTGCGCGGTCGCACGGTGCTCAACGTGTTCCTCGAGCCGTCGACGCGCACGCGCGTGTCGTTCGAGCTGGCGGCCAAGCGGATGAGCGCCGACGCGGTCAACATCAGCGGATCGAGTTCGTCGCGCACCAAGGGCGAGACGGTCCTCGATACGGCGCGGAACCTGCAAGCGATGAACCCGGACGTGATCGTCGTGCGCCACAGCGCGGCGGGCGCGCCGCACCTGATCGCCGGCCACGTCGATGCGGCCGTCATCAACGCGGGCGACGGCTGTCACGAACACCCGACGCAGGCGCTGCTCGACTGCGCGACGATCCGGCGCCACAAGGGACGCATTGCCGGGCTCGAGGTCGCCATCGTGGGCGACATCGCGCACTCTCGCGTCGCGCGGTCCGACGTGCTGGCGCTGTGCAAGCTGGGCGCGAACGTGCGGCTGTGCGCGCCAGCGACGATGATGCCGCGCGGGATCGAGCAGATCGGTGGCGATGTGACCCGCGAGCGGACGCGCGTCGTGTACGATCTCGCGGCGGCGCTCGACGGCGCCGACGTGGTCATGATGCTCCGCATCCAGAACGAACGCCTCGGAGGCGCGCCGCTGTTCGCGAACACGCGCGAATACGCGCGTTACTTCGGTCTGTCGGCGCGCACGCTCGACCGCGCCAAACCGGACGCGATCGTCATGCACCCCGGCCCGATCAACCGCGGAGTCGAGATGATGCCCGACGTGGCCGACGGCGAGCGGTCGGTTATCCTCGACCAGGTCACCTACGGGGTCGCCGTGCGCATGGCGGTGCTGTACCTTCTCGGGGGCCCGCCGCATCCGCCGGCGGAGGCGTAG
- the pyrR gene encoding bifunctional pyr operon transcriptional regulator/uracil phosphoribosyltransferase PyrR, which translates to MSPAFAAGSTAPVYRGRALDRGARPRYSLEPVNPRPPRRPPPDDHLVERRTLADADGIRRMLRRIANEILERNGGAVDIALVGIRTGGLFLAERLRRHIADLEGTEPPLGAVDITLYRDDVFEGLPRPEIGPTELPFELSGVRVVLVDDVLYTGRTVRAALDALMDYGRPRAVQLAVLVDRGLRELPIRADYVGLTVETTPSDSVRVRLTEAGDPDDRIVLRSRIEP; encoded by the coding sequence ATGTCGCCGGCCTTCGCAGCGGGCTCCACGGCCCCAGTGTACCGCGGGCGGGCTCTTGACCGCGGCGCGCGACCGCGTTATTCGCTGGAGCCAGTGAACCCGCGCCCGCCCCGCCGTCCGCCGCCAGACGACCACTTGGTCGAGCGGCGCACGTTGGCGGACGCCGACGGCATCCGGCGGATGCTGCGCCGCATCGCCAACGAGATTCTCGAGCGCAACGGCGGTGCGGTCGACATCGCACTGGTCGGCATCCGCACCGGCGGGCTGTTTCTCGCCGAGCGGCTCCGGCGCCACATCGCCGACCTGGAGGGCACCGAGCCGCCGCTGGGTGCCGTCGACATCACCCTGTACCGCGACGACGTGTTCGAGGGGTTGCCGCGTCCGGAGATCGGCCCGACCGAGCTGCCGTTCGAACTGTCGGGTGTCCGCGTCGTGCTCGTCGACGATGTGCTGTACACGGGCCGGACGGTGCGCGCCGCGCTCGACGCGCTGATGGATTACGGCCGGCCGCGGGCGGTGCAGCTCGCGGTGCTCGTCGATCGCGGCCTGCGCGAGCTGCCGATCCGCGCCGACTACGTCGGCCTCACCGTCGAGACCACACCGTCGGACTCGGTGCGCGTTCGCCTCACCGAGGCCGGCGACCCGGACGATCGCATCGTGTTGCGGTCGCGAATCGAGCCCTGA
- a CDS encoding serine/threonine protein kinase → MIGRGAMADVFEAEDTRDGGLVALKLLRAAVARDAVARERFRVEAEVQRRIVHRNVARIFDAGVYHTKPYLAMELLRGRSLLTVLRQERTVPPFRAASYAWQALQGLAATHAAGVLHRDLKPANLMLEPSEGPIERVVLIDFGFASIGVATGLTGIGSVVGTLSYLAPERLRGQSPDGRADVYGVGVILYELLVGRPPFDGGDAEIMRGHLQVEPVPPSRVAPDADIPPALERVVLRALAKFPESRFGSAAEMADAIEAAL, encoded by the coding sequence ATGATCGGACGGGGCGCGATGGCCGACGTATTCGAGGCCGAAGACACCCGCGACGGCGGGCTGGTCGCGCTCAAACTGCTGCGCGCCGCGGTGGCGCGCGACGCGGTGGCGCGCGAGCGATTTCGCGTGGAGGCGGAGGTCCAACGGCGCATCGTCCACCGCAACGTCGCGCGGATCTTCGACGCCGGCGTGTACCACACCAAACCCTACCTGGCGATGGAGTTGCTTCGCGGCCGGTCGCTGCTCACCGTGCTGCGCCAGGAGCGCACCGTGCCGCCGTTCCGCGCGGCGAGCTACGCATGGCAGGCGCTGCAAGGGCTGGCGGCGACGCACGCCGCCGGGGTGCTGCACCGCGACCTCAAGCCGGCGAACCTGATGCTCGAGCCGTCCGAGGGACCGATCGAACGCGTCGTCCTGATCGATTTCGGGTTCGCGTCGATCGGCGTGGCCACCGGGCTCACCGGCATCGGTTCGGTGGTCGGGACGCTGTCGTACCTCGCGCCCGAGCGGCTGCGCGGCCAGTCGCCGGACGGACGCGCGGACGTCTACGGCGTCGGCGTCATCCTGTACGAGCTGTTGGTCGGGCGCCCGCCGTTCGACGGCGGCGACGCGGAGATCATGCGCGGCCACCTGCAAGTCGAGCCGGTGCCGCCGTCGCGCGTCGCCCCCGATGCCGACATCCCACCGGCGCTCGAGCGCGTCGTCCTGCGCGCGTTGGCGAAGTTCCCGGAGTCGCGGTTCGGCAGCGCCGCCGAGATGGCCGACGCGATCGAGGCGGCGCTGTAG
- a CDS encoding alpha/beta hydrolase, giving the protein MAAIRGRAARTRVDRVTSELNPAPSAVAAAFSARVVGAGPPVALVHGSATDAEAWAIQRRTLARSCRLLLYTRRADDGITVGDHAADLADLIERHGLAPCTVVGSSFGAVVALELARAWPARVRGAVLCEPPLPPGPARAFLAARGIAPPAAGDLDAFLARFDHVYRERGGPAAAAVFLRAVLGDEAYARLPRRVRERAAALHRQIRADAAALAAYDLDYAALAAVACPVLLVGGDRSPAYFAPALAALEAALPNVRRVTLTGAGHMMHADAPRAFDAAVAEFAREHA; this is encoded by the coding sequence CTGGCGGCGATCCGGGGGCGGGCGGCGCGGACGCGAGTTGATCGCGTGACGTCCGAGTTGAACCCGGCTCCGAGCGCGGTCGCCGCCGCGTTCAGTGCGCGCGTCGTCGGGGCCGGTCCGCCCGTCGCGCTCGTCCACGGCAGCGCGACCGACGCGGAGGCGTGGGCGATCCAACGCCGTACGCTGGCGCGCTCGTGCCGGCTGCTGCTGTACACGAGGCGGGCGGACGACGGAATCACCGTCGGCGACCACGCCGCGGACCTGGCGGACCTGATCGAACGCCACGGCCTGGCGCCGTGCACCGTGGTCGGCTCGAGCTTCGGCGCGGTCGTCGCCCTCGAACTTGCGCGCGCGTGGCCGGCGCGCGTGCGCGGCGCGGTGTTGTGCGAACCGCCGCTGCCGCCGGGACCGGCCCGCGCGTTCCTCGCCGCCCGCGGCATCGCACCGCCGGCCGCCGGCGACCTCGATGCGTTCCTCGCCCGGTTCGACCACGTGTACCGCGAGCGCGGCGGACCCGCTGCAGCGGCGGTGTTCTTGCGCGCCGTGCTCGGCGACGAGGCCTACGCGCGCCTGCCGCGCCGCGTGCGCGAGCGCGCCGCCGCGCTGCACCGCCAGATCCGGGCTGACGCGGCGGCGCTGGCCGCCTACGACCTCGACTACGCGGCCCTCGCCGCGGTGGCGTGTCCGGTCCTGCTCGTCGGAGGCGATCGGTCGCCGGCCTACTTCGCGCCGGCGCTGGCGGCGCTCGAGGCGGCGCTGCCGAACGTGCGGCGCGTTACCCTGACCGGCGCCGGCCACATGATGCACGCCGACGCGCCGCGCGCGTTCGACGCCGCCGTCGCGGAGTTCGCGCGCGAGCACGCATAG
- a CDS encoding thioredoxin domain-containing protein, protein MPNRLAGETSPYLLQHADNPVDWYPWGPEAFEAARRQDKPIFLSIGYAACHWCHVMAHESFEDPETAALMNELYVNVKVDREERPDVDQIYMTAIQVLGQGGGWPLSAWCTPDGKPYFVGTYFPPEERYGRPGFRQVLRILADLYRNERDKVQHNVDAILDGLRAIDAHYRGRAGGASPAALSTDTIVAAGRFLVQRSDPHHGGFGGAPKFPSSSAHALLARAGRLPHGEPAREAFLRQCMAMARGGLYDHVGGGFARYSVDERWDIPHFEKMLYDNAQLLAIYGDAFALTGHPRYERVIRETTAWLVREMSHASGGLYASQDADSEGEEGKYYVWTPAQLRDALGPDDAEVIARAFGVTDAGNFEGGTTHLRRVTPDGDPEEEARIDRLLAALFEVRDRRVHPATDTKVLAAWNALAVTGLVRAYEATGYEPARALALRVGRFLAERMVDGDRVARVLGKDLDGTIDDYAFCAEAFLRLAELTEDAAWWHRGAALVAAVVDRFYEDVDGGVFYLTPDDGGDALIHRPESHHDGALPSGAAVTVANLVRIGHVAGDTRSVDLAERYLARRARDLSPLVAARLLAAADDYLHGEQVVVTAGAGREALLAATRRAYAPARCLAGPWAAPSVLAGKEPAPDGRARAYVCRGQTCLEPVTDPDALAGL, encoded by the coding sequence ATGCCTAACCGACTCGCTGGCGAGACCTCGCCGTATCTGTTGCAGCACGCCGACAACCCGGTGGACTGGTATCCGTGGGGGCCGGAGGCGTTCGAGGCCGCGCGGCGGCAGGACAAGCCGATTTTCTTGTCGATCGGCTACGCGGCGTGCCACTGGTGCCACGTCATGGCGCACGAGTCGTTCGAGGACCCGGAGACGGCCGCGCTCATGAACGAGCTGTACGTCAACGTCAAGGTGGACCGGGAGGAGCGGCCGGACGTCGATCAGATCTACATGACCGCCATTCAAGTGCTCGGCCAGGGCGGCGGCTGGCCGCTGTCGGCGTGGTGCACGCCGGACGGAAAGCCGTACTTCGTCGGCACCTACTTCCCGCCCGAGGAGCGCTACGGCCGCCCGGGGTTTCGCCAGGTTCTGCGCATCCTGGCCGACCTGTACCGCAACGAGCGCGACAAGGTGCAGCACAACGTCGACGCGATCCTCGACGGGCTGCGCGCGATCGACGCGCACTACCGCGGGCGCGCCGGCGGCGCGTCGCCGGCCGCGCTGTCGACCGACACGATCGTCGCCGCCGGACGCTTCCTCGTGCAGCGCAGCGACCCGCACCACGGCGGCTTCGGCGGCGCGCCGAAGTTCCCGTCGTCGTCGGCTCACGCGCTGCTCGCCCGCGCCGGGCGGCTGCCGCACGGGGAGCCGGCGCGCGAGGCGTTTTTGCGCCAGTGCATGGCGATGGCCCGGGGCGGCCTGTACGACCACGTCGGCGGCGGGTTCGCCCGCTACAGCGTCGACGAGCGTTGGGACATCCCACACTTCGAAAAGATGCTGTACGACAACGCCCAGCTCCTCGCGATCTACGGCGATGCGTTCGCGCTCACCGGCCACCCGCGCTACGAGCGCGTGATCCGCGAGACGACCGCGTGGCTGGTGCGCGAGATGTCGCACGCGTCCGGCGGTCTGTACGCGAGCCAGGATGCCGACAGCGAGGGCGAGGAAGGCAAGTACTACGTATGGACGCCGGCGCAGCTGCGCGACGCGCTCGGGCCGGACGATGCCGAGGTGATCGCGCGCGCGTTCGGCGTCACCGACGCCGGCAACTTCGAGGGGGGCACGACGCACCTGCGGCGCGTGACCCCCGACGGCGACCCGGAGGAGGAGGCGCGCATCGACCGGCTGCTCGCAGCGCTGTTCGAGGTGCGCGACCGGCGCGTGCACCCGGCGACGGACACGAAGGTGCTCGCGGCGTGGAACGCGCTGGCCGTCACCGGGCTGGTCCGCGCGTACGAGGCGACCGGGTACGAACCGGCGCGCGCGCTGGCGCTGCGGGTCGGCCGGTTCCTGGCCGAGCGCATGGTCGACGGCGATCGCGTCGCGCGGGTGCTCGGCAAGGATCTCGACGGGACGATCGACGACTACGCGTTTTGCGCCGAGGCGTTTTTGCGCCTCGCCGAACTCACCGAGGACGCCGCGTGGTGGCATCGCGGCGCCGCGCTCGTCGCCGCGGTCGTCGACCGGTTTTATGAAGATGTCGACGGCGGCGTGTTCTACCTGACGCCGGACGACGGCGGCGACGCGCTCATCCACCGGCCCGAGTCGCACCACGACGGCGCGCTGCCGTCGGGCGCGGCGGTCACGGTGGCGAACTTGGTCCGGATCGGGCACGTCGCGGGGGACACGCGTTCGGTCGACCTGGCCGAGCGCTACCTGGCGCGCCGCGCGCGCGACCTGTCGCCGCTGGTCGCGGCCCGGCTGCTCGCGGCGGCGGACGACTACCTGCACGGCGAACAGGTGGTCGTGACCGCCGGCGCGGGGCGCGAGGCGCTGCTCGCGGCGACGCGCCGCGCCTATGCGCCGGCGCGGTGCCTCGCCGGTCCGTGGGCTGCGCCGTCGGTGCTCGCCGGCAAGGAGCCGGCGCCCGACGGGCGCGCGCGGGCGTACGTGTGTCGCGGGCAGACGTGCCTCGAGCCGGTGACCGATCCGGACGCGCTGGCCGGGCTATAA